From one Lolium rigidum isolate FL_2022 chromosome 4, APGP_CSIRO_Lrig_0.1, whole genome shotgun sequence genomic stretch:
- the LOC124708834 gene encoding calmodulin calcium-dependent NAD kinase-like — translation MRDDGPAAALVPRLLVSSASRVQELERFSHYVARQIGFDHASECPHLCTLAYDYLRKNKGYEENIFAFFQNTVDPESLIVKFIEELDKCILGYFSFHWKCSTYMITQVLTVEGAPKRKLRNMVLEATRNQRFERVTKNLKVTRLFSTLVEELKAIGLSSHDQAQCSDVMVPAAHCDRSPVLLLMGGGMGAGKSTVLKDILKESFWSGAAANAVVVEADAFKETDVIYRAISSRGHHNDMLQTAELVHQSSMDAASSLLVTALNEGRDVIMDGTLSWEPFFEQTVAMARTVHRQRYRMGVGYKVTEDGTITEDYWEPVQNCSTDEESEMRSRKPYRIELVGVVCDAYLAVVRGIRRAVITGRAVRVKSQLQSHKRFATAFHGYCGVVDNARLYSTNSMGAPKLIGWKDGESNLLVDPDEIGTLERAIGLNDEANSVDELYLDGEPSPSAWQDLVASPSRASMQRELKAAVQASEARFHAAS, via the exons ATGAGGGACGACGGGCCCGCGGCGGCGCTGGTGCCGCGGCTGCTGGTGTCTAGCGCCAGCCGCGTCCAGGAGCTCGAGAGGTTCTCCCATTACGTCG CGAGGCAAATCGGGTTCGACCACGCGAGCGAGTGCCCCCACCTCTGCACGCTGGCGTACGACTACCTGCGCAAGAACAAGGGCTACGAGGAGAACATATTCgccttcttccagaacaccgtgGACCCCGAATCACTCATCGTGAAgttcatcgaggagctcgacaagtgTATTCTGGGCTACTTCTCCTTCCACTGGAAATGTTCCACTTACATGATCACCCAG GTTCTCACAGTGGAAGGCGCACCTAAAAGAAAGCTCAGGAACATGGTGCTGGAGGCCACTAG GAATCAGAGATTTGAGAGGGTCACAAAAAACTTAAAGGTTACCAGGCTATTCTCCACACTGGTGGAGGAGCTCAAGGCCATAGGACTATCTTCACATGATCAGGCGCAATGCAGTGATGTGATGGTCCCTGCAGCACATTGTGATCGCAGCCCAGTCTTACTCCTCATGGGTGGTGGAATGGGAGCTGGCAAGAGTACTGTACTTAAAGATATACTCAAGGA ATCATTTTGGTCTGGAGCAGCAGCTAATGCAGTGGTGGTGGAGGCAGATGCATTCAAGGAAACCGATGTTATATATCGAGCTATCAGCTCAAGAGGCCACCATAACGACATGCTGCAGACGGCAGAGCTG GTGCACCAGTCATCGATGGATGCGGCTTCTTCGCTCCTGGTTACTGCCCTCAACGAAGGGAGGGATGTGATCATGGATGGCACACTATCTTGGGAGCCATTCTTCGAGCAAACAGTAGCCATGGCAAGGACTGTGCACCGGCAGCGGTACCGCATGGGCGTCGGATACAAGGTTACTGAAGACGGGACAATCACCGAGGATTACTGGGAGCCAGTTCAGAATTGCAGTACTGACGAAGAGAGCGAGATGAGATCAAGGAAGCCTTACCGCATCGAGCTCGTCGGTGTAGTATGTGATGCCTATCTGGCAGTTGTCAGGGGAATCAG GAGAGCGGTGATCACCGGGAGAGCAGTGAGGGTGAAGTCCCAGCTGCAGTCGCACAAGAGATTCGCCACGGCGTTCCACGGGTACTGCGGCGTGGTTGACAACGCGAGGCTCTACAGCACCAACTCCATGGGTGCTCCGAAG TTGATAGGGTGGAAGGACGGCGAGAGCAACCTGCTGGTGGACCCGGACGAGATCGGTACCTTGGAGAGGGCGATCGGCCTGAATGACGAGGCCAACTCAGTCGATGAGCTCTACCTTGACGGAGAGCCATCGCCCTCGGCGTGGCAGGACCTCGTGGCGTCGCCGTCCAGGGCGTCCATGCAGCGTGAGCTCAAGGCCGCGGTGCAGGCGAGCGAGGCACGCTTCCATGCCGCGTCATAG
- the LOC124708831 gene encoding photosystem II reaction center W protein, chloroplastic-like: MATISAAAATVAVTGRPSLGLGLPQLRVTRAERRRCAYSKDGKEAIPAVIKGGVPLLGAATAMATAAAPAMALVDERMSTEGTGLSLGLSNNLLGWILLGVFGLIWSLYTVYSSTLDDDDESGGLSL, encoded by the exons ATGGCAACGATCAGCGCCGCCGCGGCCACCGTCGCCGTCACCGGCAGGCCGTCGCTGGGCCTAG GGCTGCCCCAGCTGAGGGTGACCAGGGCCGAGAGGCGGAGGTGCGCCTACTCCAAGGACGGCAAGGAGGCGATTCCGGCCGTCATCAAGGGCGGCGTGCCGCTGCTCGGCGCGGCCACCGCCATGGCCACGGCTGCAGCGCCGGCGATGGCGCTGGTGGACGAGCGGATGTCGACCGAGGGCACCGGGCTGAGCTTAGGTCTCAGCAACAACCTGCTGGGGTGGATCCTGCTCGGCGTCTTCGGCCTCATCTGGTCCCTCTACACCGTCTACTCCTCCAccctcgacgacgacgacgagtccgGCGGCCTCTCGCTCTGA
- the LOC124708832 gene encoding 40S ribosomal protein S15-like, which produces MSTDDLVQLLHARGRRKFKRGLSRKALALMAKLRKAKREAPAGEKPKSVRTHLRNIIIVPEMIGSIISVYNGKFVIQIEIKPEMIGHYLGEFSFTYKPVKHGRPGIGATHSSRFIPLK; this is translated from the exons ATGTCCACCGACGACCTCGTCCAGCTCCTCCACGCCCGCGGCCGCAGAAA GTTCAAGAGGGGGCTGAGCAGGAAGGCATTGGCGCTCATGGCGAAGCTGCGCAAGGCG AAAAGGGAGGCACCTGCTGGTGAGAAGCCAAAATCTGTGAGGACTCATCTGCGCAACATAATCATCGTGCCAGAGATGATAGGCAGCATAATTTCAGTGTACAATGGGAAATTCGTCATCCAGATTGAGATCAAGCCTGAGATGATCGGCCACTACCTCGGCGAGTTCTCCTTTACCTACAAGCCAGTCAAGCATGGAAGGCCCGGTATCGGTGCCACCCACTCCTCAAGGTTCATTCCTCTCAAGTGA
- the LOC124706228 gene encoding TNF receptor-associated factor homolog 1b-like, with product MAGASATDDSSASTTGMRDDDRSLSGESLSEWRSCDQGDSGSPSTSPPFWDTDYDFDDRGPKPSELYGRHTWKIENFSKEKKREMKSEPFDAGGYKWYILVYPQGCDVSNHLSLFLCVANHDKLLPGWSHFAQFTIAVGNMDPKKVKYSDTLHRFWKKEHDWGWKKFMELSKIQDGFLVDDVLEIIAQVQVIREKVDRPFRCLERPYRRELLRVYTTNIEQIYRRFIEERRNKLTKLIEDKIRWSSFRAFWSAIDPRTRQRMSREKTSTILKVLVKHFFVEKEVTSTLVMDSLYTGLKALEYQSMTMKAKTNIAELDELPAPMVHVDIDIFVLAGDFITLLERAALEPLPCQPVSPKDDKCSQSRMKDGSSGEVNKVSMEREERRLTELGRKILETFVLSHIFSGIEVAYQEAVALKRQEELIREEEAAGLLENETKGKRNGGVNDKDKRAKKKQAKQKKNNRKVKDKEREEKSDAKILERLNDEITIDDSDGLPSNQAEEVTAKVGDTLEEGGASDGPDHLDSSRPMNGKRGSSIEANSVAFSADSTAMNGTHSKVSNLPDSRNHLSPNRGKNQRNKGVSIINFAEEDDCLPSSSVAASSDRNSSGCGTAPKLDRDTVLLTLKDRLRELGQRLHEKNIEGRKLFKAHFEAMESQTKTNGSSSSSSSSEKPPDALKSPEHSQEVANDVKANGTANKDVPVAKCVPEEAVSSMPATTITEAVPGKVPPRTKVDPVSSKDHGSNLTQQTNRAHPNSSKSTPIDTDKDVPLASRSPKVNRAATVPPKSPPTDKAAQVRPKSPPTNKATPVPPKSPPAHKATPVPPKSLPTDKTSPVPPKSPQTDKATSARTKSPPAAKASVVPPKTPAADKAGPVPLKSPSAGKSSVVPPIPPCAKDASLPSKSDKPVPAPPRLPQVDKAALLPSELSQTSRNVYSEAREETTPIKVISTTVSEAAVTTSRPSSAPVFPTPRTTAPATPQVQVSALLPRSMSEAAGRSGNDPSPSAPAYVPQTYRNAIIGKPGPGTSSSNFSYQSAALGQGTALSQPLSTYASTTSVMIPPAGRNDHLSARHGFKSGLGNSDGLDSWQPWKGDSNSNNHLWRDESPYQRTTNGHAYQQTWKDDGYQQARSTETEKFSRFGGLQPSRQTPVSFGMQQPPVADEYQHLDIINDLLDEEQSNNGGMPEPLRHDYHAFGLPYTLRGNMADSGMTSVSSPGRLNRGNMADLDMASVGSPRRFSRGNLTDSAMASLSSPGRYSRGNLADSEMASASSPSRFNSTERYYDDGYTRGYDMSPLQGMGRDMQFSSLDTYATNGGLSDMGTSKPWLYGHSPSSSPSMTLGSVNTNGNGFAQQQHQIGDYSNLAGGVNGGSAYRRQANGRW from the exons ATGGCCGGTGCCTCGGCGACAGATGACTCTTCCGCGAGCACCACCGGTATGAGGGATGACGACCGCAGCCTGTCCGGCGAGTCCTTGTCGGAGTGGCGGTCCTGCGACCAGGGCGACAGCGGAAGCCCTTCGACGTCCCCGCCCTTTTGGGACACTGATTACGATTTTGATGATCGCG GCCCCAAACCTTCAGAATTATATGGTCGGCATACTTGGAAGATTGAGAATTTTTCTAAGGAAAAGAAGAGAGAAATGAAAAGCGAGCCATTTGATGCTGGTGGTTACAAATG GTACATACTTGTATACCCTCAAGGATGTGATGTCTCCAATCACTTGTCGTTGTTTCTTTGCGTTGCTAATCATGACAAGCTCCTCCCAG GATGGAGCCATTTTGCACAGTTCACTATAGCTGTAGGCAACATGGATCCTAAGAAAGTCAAATACTCAG ATACTTTGCATAGGTTCTGGAAGAAGGAGCATGACTGGGGATGGAAAAAGTTTATGGAGTTGTCAAAGATTCAGGATGGTTTTCTTGTGGACGATGTTCTTGAAATAATTGCTCAAGTTCAAGTCATCAG GGAGAAAGTGGACAGACCATTTCGTTGCCTTGAACGCCCTTATCGCAGAGAATTGCTCCGTGTCTATACAACAAATATAGAACAAATTTACCGCCGTTTTATCGAGGAACGAAGAAATAAACTTACCAAGCTCATTGAGGACAAAATTAGATGGTCCAG TTTTCGTGCATTCTGGTCAGCAATTGACCCAAGAACCAGGCAGCGTATGTCCAGGGAGAAGACTAGTACCATACTTAAAGTATTGGTGAAACATTTTTTTGTAGAGAAAGAGGTTACTTCGACATTAGTGATGGACTCTTTGTATACGGGTCTGAAGGCACTTGAATACCAAAGTATGACCATGAAAGCCAAAACAAATATAGCAGAATTGGATGAACTACCTGCACCCATGGTCCATGTTGATATTGACATATTTGTTTTGGCTGGTGATTTTATAACTTTACTTGAGAGAGCAGCCTTAGAACCCTTGCCTTGTCAGCCAGTATCTCCAAAGGATGACAAATGTTCCCAGAGCCGCATGAAG GATGGTAGTTCTGGCGAGGTTAACAAAGTCTCCATGGAGCGCGAAGAAAGACGCCTAACTGAGCTTGGGCGAAAGATACTTGAAACGTTTGTGCTATCTCACATATTTAG TGGGATTGAAGTTGCCTACCAAGAAGCTGTTGCTTTGAAGAGGCAGGAAGAGCTAATTCGTGAGGAGGAAGCAGCGGGACTTCTTGAAAATGAGACTAAGGGAAAGCGCAATGGTGGTGTGAATGACAAGGACAAGCGTGCAAAGAAAAAACAG gccaaacaaaagaagaacaatCGTAAGGTTAAAGACAAGGAAAGAGAGGAGAAATCGGACGCGAAAATTCTCGAAAGACTGAATGACGAAATCACAATTGATGACAGTGACGGCTTACCATCTAATCAGGCAGAAGAAGTGACAGCGAAGGTTGGCGATACCTTGGAAGAAGGTGGTGCTTCAGATGGTCCAGATCATTTGGACAGTTCTAGACCTATGAATGGAAAGAGAGGCTCCTCTATAGAGGCTAACTCAGTAGCATTTTCGGCTgattcaactgctatgaatggtaCTCACAGCAAAGTAAGCAATTTGCCAGACAGCAGAAATCACTTGTCACCAAATAG AGGAAAAAATCAGCGCAACAAGGGTGTAAGCATTATCAACTTTGCTGAAGAAGATGACTGCTTGCCCTCCTCCAGTGTTGCTGCCAGTTCAGATCGCAATAGTTCTGGCTGTGGTACTGCACCAAAATTGGACCGAGATACTGTTCTGCTCACCTTGAAAGATAGACTTCGTGAGCTGGGGCAGCGTCTGCACGAG AAAAACATTGAGGGGAGAAAACTTTTCAAAGCTCATTTTGAAGCAATGGAGTCTCAAACAAAGACAAATGGGTCATCCTCCTCATCCAGTTCTTCAGAGAAGCCACCTGATGCCCTGAAGAGCCCAGAACATTCCCAGGAAGTTGCAAACGATGTAAAAGCTAATGGAACAGCCAATAAGGATGTCCCTGTGGCCAAATGTGTGCCAGAGGAAGCTGTTTCAAGCATGCCAGCCACCACGATTACAGAAGCTGTGCCTGGTAAGGTCCCTCCCAGAACAAAAGTTGACCCAGTTTCAAGCAAAGATCATGGATCGAATTTGACACAGCAAACAAATAGAGCACATCCGAATAGCTCAAAATCAACTCCAATTGATACAGATAAAGATGTTCCTCTTGCTTCAAGATCGCCTAAAGTCAATAGAGCTGCTACAGTTCCCCCCAAATCACCACCAACTGATAAGGCTGCCCAAGTTCGCCCAAAATCTCCACCAACTAATAAAGCTACTCCAGTTCCTCCAAAATCTCCGCCAGCTCATAAAGCTACTCCAGTTCCTCCGAAATCTCTGCCGACTGATAAAACCTCTCCAGTTCCCCCAAAATCTCCACAGACTGATAAAGCTACTTCAGCTCGTACAAAATCCCCACCAGCTGCTAAAGCTTCTGTGGTTCCTCCTAAAACTCCAGCGGCTGATAAAGCTGGCCCGGTACCTTTAAAATCACCGTCGGCTGGTAAATCTTCTGTAGTGCCCCCCATACCACCATGTGCTAAAGATGCGTCCCTTCCTTCAAAGTCTGATAAACCCGTGCCAGCACCCCCAAGACTACCACAAGTTGATAAGGCTGCTCTGCTTCCCTCAGAATTGTCACAAACTTCGCGCAACGTTTATTCAGAAGCTCGAGAAGAGACTACTCCCATAAAGGTCATTTCCACCACAGTTTCTGAGGCTGCTGTCACAACATCAAGGCCTTCAAGTGCCCCTGTATTCCCTACACCAAGAACGACTGCACCAGCTACCCCACAAGTTCAAGTTTCTGCATTGCTTCCACGCTCAATGAGTGAAGCGGCTGGAAGATCAGGAAATGATCCTTCCCCTTCTGCCCCAGCGTATGTTCCACAGACCTACCGTAACGCTATCATCGGTAAGCCTGGTCCGGGTACGAGCTCTTCAAATTTCTCATACCAGTCAGCTGCTCTCGGACAAGGTACTGCCCTTTCACAGCCGCTGTCAACATATGCATCAACTACATCAGTGATGATACCTCCTGCTGGGAGGAACGATCACTTGTCAGCTAGGCATGGGTTCAAGTCTGGGTTGGGGAATTCAGATGGACTTGACAGTTGGCAACCATGGAAAGGTGATAGCAATAGCAACAATCATCTCTGGAGAGATGAGTCCCCTTACCAGCGAACAACAAACGGTCATGCCTATCAACAAACTTGGAAAGATGATGGGTATCAGCAAGCACGGAGTACTGAAACAGAAAAATTCAGCAGGTTTGGAGGATTGCAACCGTCAAGACAGACTCCTGTCAGTTTTGGAATGCAGCAGCCGCCAGTCGCTGATGAATATCAGCACCTGGACATCATTAACGATTTGCTCGACGAGGAACAGAGCAACAATGGCGGTATGCCGGAGCCTCTACGGCATGATTACCATGCCTTCGGCCTGCCATATACGCTAAGAGGCAACATGGCAGATTCAGGAATGACTTCCGTTAGCAGTCCTGGACGGTTAAACAGAGGCAACATGGCTGACTTGGATATGGCTTCTGTTGGCAGCCCCAGGCGGTTTAGTAGAGGAAACCTCACAGATTCAGCAATGGCTTCTCTTAGTAGCCCTGGGCGGTATAGCAGAGGCAACCTGGCAGATTCCGAAATGGCTTCTGCTAGTAGTCCCAGTCGGTTTAACTCAACCGAGCGTTACTACGACGATGGATATACAAGGGGCTATGACATGAGCCCTCTCCAGGGGATGGGCAGGGATATGCAGTTCTCTTCGTTGGATACATACGCCACCAATGGTGGCCTATCCGACATGGGCACGTCGAAGCCCTGGCTGTATGGGCACAGCCCTTCTTCCAGCCCATCGATGACTCTGGGATCAGTCAACACAAACGGCAATGGGTTTGCGCAACAACAACACCAGATAGGGGACTACAGTAACCTGGCAGGCGGGGTGAACGGAGGCTCCGCGTATCGCCGCCAGGCCAACGGACGCTGGTGA